In the genome of Botrytis cinerea B05.10 chromosome 5, complete sequence, one region contains:
- the Bcmxr1 gene encoding Bcmxr1 — protein sequence MAAMPNFLNRLIRPFTSSSSLSVTPVASQVSVPESAQKCTIAAGCFWGVEHMYRKEFSGKGLYDARVGYIGGDTENPNYRAVCSGSTGHAEALQIHYDPAQITYRQLITYFYRMHDPTTSNQQGPDRGTQYRSGIFYHNEEQEKEAREITKQVNEKWWKGGVVTEILKAGEWWDAEAYHQKYLDNNPGGYECPSHFARKFPPLED from the exons ATGGCAGCCATGCCCAATTTCCTCAACCGTCTCATTCGGCCCTTcacatcctcctcctccctctccgtCACCCCCGTCGCATCACAAGTATCAGTCCCTGAATCCGCGCAAAAATGTACCATTGCCGCAGGCTGCTTTTGGGGCGTCGAACACATGTATCGCAAAGAATTTAGCGGAAAAGGCTTGTACGACGCGCGTGTAGGATATATTGGAGGCGATACCGAGAATCCTAATTACAGAGCCGTGTGTTCCGGTTCCACTGGAC ACGCAGAAGCCCTCCAAATCCACTATGATCCCGCGCAAATAACCTACCGCCAGTTGATAACCTATTTTTACCGCATGCACGATCCTACTACTTCAAATCAACAAGGTCCAGACAGGGGCACTCAATATCGATCTGGAATCTTTTACCACaatgaagaacaagaaaaagaagcgcGGGAAATTACTAAGCAGGTCAATGAGAAATGGTGGAAAGGGGGTGTAGTCACAGAAATTTTGAAGGCAGGAGAGTGGTGGGATGCGGAAGCGTATCATCAGAAGTATCTGGATAATAATCCAGGTGGCTATGAATGCCCAAGTCATTTTGCGAGAAAATTTCCACCGTTGGAGGACTAG
- the Bcpgx1 gene encoding Bcpgx1, with amino-acid sequence MHFQLSTILSIASAAVAVASPTPQDDSWDQALARRGHPKHKSARPNVQFHPKSLDTPAPSPAARTKTCYVKSSGNGTDDSPAIMSALHECNNGGHVIFSKGVTYLIGTAMDWTFLKHIDLDIQGELLFSDDTAYWEANSFKFVFQNATSFFKLGGEDVFMYGGGTLNGNGQTWYDYYASNIYALRPVLIGIDGLKDSILSDLVLRYSPQYYNFIANSSNVVYNNINIAGGSSSKNPAKNTDGWDTYRSDNIVIQNSVINNGDDCVSFKPNSTNILVQNLFCNGSHGISVGSLGQYPGEFDIVENVYVYNTSLHNATDGARIKVWPNTASALSGDLQGGGGSGRVNNITYDTMYIDNVDYAIEVDQCYGQKNLTLCLEFPSPLTITDIIFRNFTGKTSTKYQPQIGTFACSSTSVCNNIVASGIDVLSPKGVDEAYCLNVNETALDITCTTDFLGFN; translated from the exons ATGCATTTTCAATTGAGCaccattctttcaattgcttcAGCTGCAGTTGCAGTTGCAAGCCCAACGCCACAGGACGATTCATGGGATCAAGCGCTCGCTCGTCGAGGTCACCCAAAGCACAAATCAGCAAGGCCAAACGTGCAATTCCATCCCAAGAGTCTAGACACACCTGCACCTTCTCCGGCAGCTAGAACCAAGACTTGCTATGTCAAGAGTTCCGGCAATGGAACAGATGACTCTCCAGCCATTATGAGCGCACTTCACGAGTGCAACAACGGTGGTCATGTAATTTTCAGTAAAGGCGTGACATACTTGATTGGCACAGCAATGGACTGGACTTTCCTCAAGCACATTGATCTCG ACATTCAGGGTGAACTTCTCTTCTCAGACGATACGGCATATTGGGAAGCCAATTCCTTCAAATTCGTCTTCCAAAATGCCACCTCGTTCTTCAAGCTTGGAGGAGAGGACGTCTTCATGTATGGTGGTGGCACCCTCAATGGAAATGGACAAACCTGGTACGATTATTACGCCAGCAACATCTATGCACTCAGACCAGTCCTTATCGGAATTGATGGACTCAAGGACTCTATCTTGTCAGATTTGGTTCTACGTTATTCACCACAGTACTACAACTTCATTGCAAATTCAAGCAATGTTGTatacaacaacatcaacattgCCGGTGGAAGCTCGAGCAAAAACCCTGCAAAGAACACTGATGGATGGGATACATACAGAAGTGATAACATTGTTATCCAGAACTCTGTTATCAACAATGGAGATG ATTGTGTTTCTTTCAAGCCCAACAGCACCAACATTTTAGTTCAAAACCTTTTCTGCAATGGTTCTCACGGAATTTCCGTTGGATCCCTTGGTCAATATCCtggagaatttgatattgttgaaaaCGTATACGTCTACAACACCTCATTGCACAACGCCACCGACGGTGCACGTATCAAGGTTTGGCCAAACACTGCATCAGCTCTCAGTGGTGATCTCCAAG GAGGCGGAGGATCTGGTAGAGTAAACAACATCACCTACGATACAATGTACATCGACAATGTCGATTACGCCATCGAAGTCGACCAATGCTACGGTCAAAAGAACCTCACTCTCTGTCTCGaattcccttcccctctcacCATCACCGATATCATCTTCAGAAACTTCACCGGAAAAACCAGCACCAAATACCAGCCACAAATTGGTACATTTGCTTGTTCGAGCACGTCAGTTTGTAACAATATTGTGGCGAGTGGCATTGATGTGTTGAGTCCTAAGGGTGTAGACGAGGCTTACTGTCTTAACGTCAACGAGACCGCTTTGGATATTACTTGTACTACCGATTTTTTGGGATTTAATTAG